The Desulfobaculum xiamenense DNA window GGGTCAGCATATCCGCAATGGGATCAATCACAGACATTGTGGTTCTCCTTACCAGCTGGACTTGCGGACACCCGGCAGTTCGCCGGAGAGAGCCTTGTTACGGAAGCAAATACGGCAGATGCCGAATTTCCGCATAAAAGCCCGGGGGCGTCCGCAGATGGGGCAGCGGTTGTAGGCACGAGCCGAGAACTTAGGTTTCTCACTGGCCTTATTCATGAGAGCTTTACGAGACACTTCGCTCCTCCATTACTTCTTGAAAGGCATGCCCAGCATTTCCAGCAGGACTTTGCCTTCCTTGTCGGTGCCGGCGCTGGTCACGACGGTCACGTTCATGCCCTTCACGCGTTCGACCTTGTCGATCTCGATCTCGGGGAAGATCGTATGCTCCTTCACGCCCAGGGTAAAGTTGCCGCGGCCATCGAATCCGCGATCCGGGATACCCCGGAAGTCGCGAACGCGAGGCAGAGCAATGTTGACCAGCTTGTCGAAGAAGTCCCACATGCGATCTCCACGCAGAGTGACCCGGCAGCCGATGGCCATGCCCTCACGCAGCTTGAAGGCTGCGATGGACTTCTTGGCTCGGGTGGGCACCGCGTGCTGGCCGGCGATGCGGCTCAGCTCATTCACGGCGTCCTCGATGAGCTTGTTGTTCTGGCTGGCTTCGCCCAGGCCGATGTTCAGGCAAATGCTCTTCAGCTGAGGCAGCTGCATGGGCGACTTGTACCCGAACTCTTTCTGCAGGGCGGGAGCAACCTTCTCCATATATACTTTCTCAAGTCGAGTCATGGATGCTCCCCTAATCGATGATTTCGTTGCACTTTTTGCAGAAGCGGACTTTCTGTCCGTCTGCGGTCAGCTTGTAACCCACGCGGGTCGGCTTGGTGCAAGCGTCGCAAATGAGGGCCACATTGGAAATGGCAATGGGCGCCTCTTTCTCGACGATGCCGCCGGCCTGCTGGGTATAGGGGTTGGCCTTGGTGTGGCGCTTAACCATGTTGACCTGCTCAACAAGGACGGTGTCCTTCTTGCGCATGATCTTGAGCACCTTGCCCACCTTCCCCTTATCCTTACCAGCGATGACCATCACTTTGTCATCTTTGCGGATCTTGAATTTCTTCATGGGGCTTTCCTCTACAGCACTTCAGGCGCCAGGGAGACGATCTTCATGAAGTTCTTCTGGCGCAGCTCGCGTGCTACGGGTCCGAAGATACGGGTACCCACGGGCTCGTTCTGCTTGTTGAGCAGAACGGCGGAGTTCGTATCGAACTTGATGTAGGTGCCGTCCGGACGACCGACTTCCTTGGTGGTACGAACGACGACGGCCTTCATGACATCGCCCTTCTTCACCTTGGAATGGGGCATTGCTTCCTTCACGGACACCACGATGATATCACCGACGGAGGCATAGCGACGGCGGCTGCCGCCGAGAACCTTCACGCAGGCAACCTTCTTGGCGCCGGAGTTATCGGCAACGTCGAGTCTGGTTTCGACCTGGATCATTGTTCAGCTCCTAGATCGCTTTTTCAACGATGTTGAGGAGATGCCACCGCTTGCGGGCGCTCAGGGCGCGGTGCTCGATGATCTGCACCTTATCGCCGATCCCGCAATCGTTGTTGGGATCGTGTGCCATGAACTTCTTACGGCGACGAATGTACTTCTTCAGCAGGGGATGCTGGACCAGAGTCTCAACGCGAACAACGATGGTCTTGTCATTCTTGTCGGAGACAACAACGCCGGTCAGCACGCGCTTGTTGGACTTCTTCTCTTCAGCCATGACTTACGCTCCAGTTTCCTTTTCGCAAAGGATCGTGAGAATCCGAGCGATGATCTTCTTCACCTCGGGAATGCGCTGGGTATTTTCCAGCTGGGCCGTGGCGTGCTGAAAACGAAGGTTGAACAGCTCCTGCCGAAACTCGCCGAGTTTCTCATTGAGCTCGGAAACGGAGAGTTCCCTGAGTTCCTTGGCAGTCATTTACAGGCCCTCCCTGACGACAATGGCGGTCTTGATGGGCAGCTTGTGAGCCGCCCTGACCAGGGCCTCCTTGGCCGTAGCCAGGTCGACGCCCTTGATTTCATACATAACCCTGCCAGGCTTGACGGGAGCGTACCAGCCAGCAGGAGCACCCTTACCTTTACCCTGACGAACTTCGGCAGGCTTGGAGGTGAAGACCTGGTCCGGGAAGATCCGGATGAAGACCTGACCGCCACGCTTGATGTGGCGCATCATGGCCACACGGGCGGCTTCGATCTGCTGGTTGGTCAGCTTGCCGTGCTCAAGAGCCTTCAGGCCGATTTCACCGAAAGCAACAGTATTGCCGCGGGTGGCCATGCCACGCAGACGGCCCTTCTGGCGCTTGCGGAATTTCGTTTTTCTCGGGGAAAGCATGACTATTCACCTTCCTGATCCAGAATTTCACCCTTGAAGATCCAGACCTTGACGCCGATGACACCGTAGGTGGTGTTGGCCTCGGCAAAGCCATAGTCCAGATCGGCGCGCAGGGTGTGCAGCGGCACACGGCCTTCGCGATACCATTCGCTGCGGGCGATCTCGGCACCAGCCAGGCGGCCGGCGCAGCCGATCTTGATGCCCTCTGCGCCGAACTTGCGAGCCATGCTCACCGTGCGCTTCATGGCACGGCGGAAAGCGACGCGACGCTCAAGCTGCAGAGCGATGTTCTCGGCGACGAGCTGGGCGTCCGTCTCAGGACGACGCACCTCGTTCACTTCAATGGAGAACTCGCGGCCGAATTTCTGGCGCAGCTCGCCGCGCATCTTCTCGATCTCAATACCCTTGCGACCGATGACGATACCGGGGCGGGCAGTGAAGATGATCAGGCGGATCTTACCGCCAGCGCGCTCGATCTCCAGGCGGGAAATACCGGCGTGATAGAGTTTCTTCTTAACGTACTTACGGATCTTGTCGTCTTCGAAGACGTTGTCCGCATAGTCCTTTTTCGCGAACCAGCGGGACAGCCAATTCTTGTTGTACCCCAACCGGAATCCGTAGGGATGTACTTTGTGACCCACATCTGCCTCCTTAGGCCTCGGCCACAACCACGGTGATGTGGCTGGTCCGCTTCAGGATACGGTTCGCGCGCCCCATGGCACGAGGCATGATCCTCTTGAGGGACGGACCCTCGTTGACGACCACCTGCTTCACAACCAGGTTATCGACTTCCACCCCGGTCTGCTCAGCATTGGCCACTGCGGAGTGCAGCACCCTGTTGATCAGCTTCGCGGCCTTCTTGGGCGTAAAAGTCAGGATATTGATAGCATCTTCCACGCGGATACCCTCGACGTTGCGAGCAACGAGGCGGGCCTTGCGGGCGGAGATGTGCATGTATTTGGCAACAGCTCTGGTTTCCATCGAAGTCACCTTCTCCCTATCGTTTGGCCTTGCTCTTCTTGTCAGCAGCATGGCCGAAGAAAGTCCGGGTCGGGGCGAATTCGCCGAGCTTGTGCCCGACCATGTTTTCGCTCACGAACACGGGAATGAACTTGCGGCCATTGTGCACGGCGAAAGTCAG harbors:
- a CDS encoding type Z 30S ribosomal protein S14 yields the protein MSRKALMNKASEKPKFSARAYNRCPICGRPRAFMRKFGICRICFRNKALSGELPGVRKSSW
- the rpsC gene encoding 30S ribosomal protein S3, whose amino-acid sequence is MGHKVHPYGFRLGYNKNWLSRWFAKKDYADNVFEDDKIRKYVKKKLYHAGISRLEIERAGGKIRLIIFTARPGIVIGRKGIEIEKMRGELRQKFGREFSIEVNEVRRPETDAQLVAENIALQLERRVAFRRAMKRTVSMARKFGAEGIKIGCAGRLAGAEIARSEWYREGRVPLHTLRADLDYGFAEANTTYGVIGVKVWIFKGEILDQEGE
- the rpmC gene encoding 50S ribosomal protein L29 — protein: MTAKELRELSVSELNEKLGEFRQELFNLRFQHATAQLENTQRIPEVKKIIARILTILCEKETGA
- the rplN gene encoding 50S ribosomal protein L14; its protein translation is MIQVETRLDVADNSGAKKVACVKVLGGSRRRYASVGDIIVVSVKEAMPHSKVKKGDVMKAVVVRTTKEVGRPDGTYIKFDTNSAVLLNKQNEPVGTRIFGPVARELRQKNFMKIVSLAPEVL
- the rplV gene encoding 50S ribosomal protein L22, with translation METRAVAKYMHISARKARLVARNVEGIRVEDAINILTFTPKKAAKLINRVLHSAVANAEQTGVEVDNLVVKQVVVNEGPSLKRIMPRAMGRANRILKRTSHITVVVAEA
- the rplP gene encoding 50S ribosomal protein L16, whose translation is MLSPRKTKFRKRQKGRLRGMATRGNTVAFGEIGLKALEHGKLTNQQIEAARVAMMRHIKRGGQVFIRIFPDQVFTSKPAEVRQGKGKGAPAGWYAPVKPGRVMYEIKGVDLATAKEALVRAAHKLPIKTAIVVREGL
- the rplE gene encoding 50S ribosomal protein L5 is translated as MTRLEKVYMEKVAPALQKEFGYKSPMQLPQLKSICLNIGLGEASQNNKLIEDAVNELSRIAGQHAVPTRAKKSIAAFKLREGMAIGCRVTLRGDRMWDFFDKLVNIALPRVRDFRGIPDRGFDGRGNFTLGVKEHTIFPEIEIDKVERVKGMNVTVVTSAGTDKEGKVLLEMLGMPFKK
- the rpsS gene encoding 30S ribosomal protein S19 — encoded protein: MPRSLKKGPFIDDHLMHKVVKAGETGDRRVIKTWSRRSTIFPEMVGLTFAVHNGRKFIPVFVSENMVGHKLGEFAPTRTFFGHAADKKSKAKR
- the rpsQ gene encoding 30S ribosomal protein S17; translation: MAEEKKSNKRVLTGVVVSDKNDKTIVVRVETLVQHPLLKKYIRRRKKFMAHDPNNDCGIGDKVQIIEHRALSARKRWHLLNIVEKAI
- the rplX gene encoding 50S ribosomal protein L24; the protein is MKKFKIRKDDKVMVIAGKDKGKVGKVLKIMRKKDTVLVEQVNMVKRHTKANPYTQQAGGIVEKEAPIAISNVALICDACTKPTRVGYKLTADGQKVRFCKKCNEIID